A genomic stretch from Octopus bimaculoides isolate UCB-OBI-ISO-001 chromosome 29, ASM119413v2, whole genome shotgun sequence includes:
- the LOC106879011 gene encoding zinc finger protein 62: MEGKLCNNASVKTDVVCDLKEEEGESSYQCDVCDEAFSERDSLIKHKCIHAGDKPYSCDICGKSFRQNEHLTRHKLTHTKDKAYRCNICGTALAQKSSLNKHMRIHTGEKVYCCDICGKSFSDNNVATEHRYTHTGKKPYECDICGQAFSKVGNLANHKQIHTGEKPHECDICRRSFSRKAELSVHKRIHTGEKLYHCDICGKSFLKNSNLTIHKRSHTGEKPFKCDICDKSFTHVSPLNRHKFIHTGEKPHQCDICGKSFTQYHVLTNHKLIHTGQEPHECDICRRSFSRKADLNVHKRIHTGENLYHCDICGKSFLKNSNLTKHKLVHTGEKPYHCDICDKSFTQVSTLTKHKLVHTGEKPYHCDICGKSFTQSQGLTMHKRIHTGEKPFHCNICGQEFTQGSGLNRHKRVHTGKKPHHCDICGKSFSHNSSLKTHKRTHTGEKPYHCDGCGKTFPRNNSLTTHKRIHTGEKPYRCDTCGKSFSVGSILNKHKRTHTGEKPYNCNICGKSFTYIQCLKIHKRETPYHCEICGKSFSDGSYFTKHKRIHSGHKPYSCDVCGKSFYESVHLTKHRRMHTGEKPYHCDICGTSFSAHKYQMTLTSKNWLHREKRRKTMEGKLCNNASVKTDVVCDLKEEEGESSYQCDVCDEAFSERDSLIKHKCIHAGDKPYSCDICGKSFRRNYHLTRHKLTHTGGKTYRCNICGDKPYSCDVCGKSFYGPLTEHRRMHTGEKPYHCDICGTSFSASSYLTIHKQYQMTLASKNWLHRGTSSFKD; this comes from the exons atGGAAGGAAAATTATGTAATAACGCATCTGTAAAGACTGATGTTGTTTGTGATttaaaggaagaggaaggagaatcATCATACCAGTGTGATGTCTGTGATGAAGCATTCTCTGAAAGAGATAGCTTGATTAAGCATAAATGTATTCATGCAGGAGATAAGCCATATTcctgtgatatttgtggaaaatcattccGTCAAAATGAACACTTAACAAGGCATAAACTCACTCATACAAAAGATAAAGCTTATcgctgtaatatctgtggtacaGCGTTAGCTCAAAAATCCAGCCTAAATAAGCACAtgcgtattcatactggagagaaggtATATtgctgtgacatctgtggtaagtcattctctgatAACAATGTTGCAACTGAACACAGGTATACTCATACAGGCAAAAAACCATatgagtgtgatatctgtggccaGGCATTCTCTAAAGTAGGAAATTTAGCTAATCACAAACaaattcatacaggggagaagccacaTGAGTGTGATATCTGTAGGAGATCGTTCTCTCGAAAGGCAGAGTTAAGTgttcataaacgtattcatacaggagaaaagctgtatcactgtgatatctgtggtaaatcatttttgaAGAACAGCAAcctaactatacacaaacgttctcatacaggagagaaaccatttaagtgtgatatctgtgataaatctttCACACATGTTAGTCCATTAAATAGacacaaatttattcatacaggagagaagccacaccagtgtgatatctgtggtaaatcattcactcaatATCACGTATTAACTAATCACAAACTTATTCATACGGGACAGGAGCCACATGAGTGTGATATCTGCAGGAGATCATTCTCTCGAAAGGCAGACTTAAATgttcataaacgtattcatacaggagaaaatctgtatcattgtgatatctgtggtaaatcttttttGAAGAACAGCAACCTAACTAAACACAAActtgttcatacaggagagaaaccatatcattgtgatatctgtgataaatctttCACACAAGTTAGtaccttaactaaacacaaacttgttcatacaggagagaaaccatatcattgtgatatctgtggtaaatcattcactcaaaGCCAGGGATTAACTatgcacaaacgcattcatacaggagagaagccatttcattgcAATATCTGTGGTCAAGAATTCACTCAGGGCTCTGGCTTAAATcgacacaaacgtgttcatacaggaaagaagccacatcactgtgatatatgtggtaaatcattttctcataatAGTTCTTTAAAAactcacaaacgcactcatacaggagagaaaccatatcactgtgatggctgtggtaaaacatttcccCGTAATAATtctttaactactcacaaacgcattcacacaggagagaaaccatatcgttgtgacacctgtggtaaatcattctctgttggtagtattttaaataaacacaaacgcactcatacaggagagaaaccatataattgcaatatttgtggtaaatcattcacttatattcagtgtttaaaaattcACAAAC GTGAGACgccatatcattgtgaaatctgtggtaaatcattctctgacggCAGTTATTTCACTAAGCACAAACGCATTCATTCAGGACATAAGCCATACagctgtgatgtttgtggtaaatcgttctaTGAATCTGTTCATTTAACTAAACACAGACGTatgcatacaggagagaaaccatatcactgtgacatctgtggcaCCTCATTCTCTGCACACA aaTATCAAATGACATTGACATCAAAGAATTGGTTGCATCGAG aaaagaggaggaaaactatGGAAGGAAAATTATGTAATAACGCATCTGTAAAGACTGATGTTGTTTGTGATttaaaggaagaggaaggagaatcATCGTACCAGTGTGATGTCTGTGATGAAGCATTCTCTGAAAGAGATAGCTTGATTAAGCATAAATGTATTCATGCAGGAGATAAGCCATATTcctgtgatatttgtggaaaatcattccGTCGAAATTACCATTTAACAAGACACAAACTCACTCATACAGGTGGTAAAACCTATcgctgtaatatctgtg GAGATAAGCCGTAcagctgtgatgtctgtggtaaatcattctatgGTCCTTTAACTGAACACAGACGTatgcatacaggagagaaaccatatcactgtgacatctgtggcaCATCATTCTCTGCAAGCTCTTACTTGAcgatacacaaac aatatCAAATGACATTGGCATCAAAGAATTGGTTGCATCGAGGTACATCATCTtttaaagactaa
- the LOC106879003 gene encoding zinc finger protein OZF: MEGKLCNNTSVKTDVVCDLKEEEGESLYQCDVCDEAFSERDSLTRHECIHAGDKPYSCDICGKSFRRNSHLTRHKLTHTGYKAYRCNICGKAVTAKSSLNKHMRIHTGEKVYCCDICGKSFSDNNVATEHRYTHTGKKPYECDICGQSFSKVGYLANHKRIHTGEKPHECDICGKAFSQKGDLNVHKRIHTGEKLYHCDICGKSFLKNNSLTIHKRVHTGEKPFKCDICDKSFTQVSTLTKHRRVHTGEKPYQCDICGKSFTQNQGLTMHKHIHTGEKPFHCNICGQVFAQGSGLNRHKRVHTGKKPHHCDICGKSFSHNNSLKTHKRTHTGEKPYHCDVCGKTFSRINSLTSHKRIHTGEKPYCCDTCGKSFSVGSILNKHKRIHTGEKPYNCNICGKSFTYIQCLKIHKQVTWLSTSTPMQVKATL, from the exons ATGGAAGGAAAATTATGTAATAACACGTCTGTAAAGACTGATGTTGTTTGTGATttaaaggaagaggaaggagaatcATTGTACCAGTGTGATGTCTGTGATGAAGCATTCTCTGAAAGAGATAGCTTGACTAGGCATGAATGTATTCATGCAGGAGATAAGCCATATTcctgtgatatttgtggaaaatcattccGTCGAAATTCCCACTTAACAAGACACAAACTCACTCATACAGGCTATAAAGCCTATCGctgcaatatctgtggtaaagcagTAACTGCAAAATCCAGCCTAAATAAGCACAtgcgtattcatactggagagaaggtATATtgctgtgacatctgtggtaagtcattctctgatAACAATGTTGCAACTGAACACAGGTATACTCATACAGGCAAAAAACCATatgagtgtgatatctgtggccaATCCTTTTCTAAAGTAGGGTATTTAGCtaatcacaaacgcattcatacgggagagaagccaCATGAGTGTGATATCTGCGGGAAAGCATTCTCTCAAAAGGGAGACTTAAATgttcataaacgtattcatacaggagaaaagctgtatcattgtgatatctgtggtaaatcatttctgAAGAACAACAGTCTAACTATacataaacgtgttcatacaggagagaaaccatttaagtgtgatatctgtgataaatctttCACACAAGTTAGTACCTTAACTAAACACagacgtgttcatacaggagagaagccataccagtgtgatatctgtggtaaatcattcacccAAAACCAGGGATTAactatgcacaaacacattcatacaggagagaagccatttcattgcAATATCTGTGGTCAGGTATTCGCTCAGGGCTCTGGTTTAAATcgacacaaacgtgttcatacaggaaagaagccacatcactgtgatatatgtggtaaatcattttctcataataattctttaaaaactcacaaacgcactcatacaggagagaaaccatatcactgtgatgtctgtggtaaaacattttctcgTATAAATTCATTAACTagtcacaaacgcattcacacaggagagaaaccatattgttgtgacacctgtggtaaatcattctctgttggtagtattttaaataaacacaaacgcattcacactggagagaaaccatataattgcaatatttgtggtaaatcattcacttatattcagtgtttaaaaattcACAAAC AAGTAACTTGGTTAAGCACAAGCACACCCATGCAGGTGAAAGCCAcgttgtga